One Chiloscyllium punctatum isolate Juve2018m chromosome 19, sChiPun1.3, whole genome shotgun sequence genomic window carries:
- the LOC140491240 gene encoding fibrinogen-like protein 1-like protein, with protein MQRRTFFQIGFFLLASIEITSAVLHDCTEILRNNRNATSGLFIIQPVRSPPLVVNCVMRNDSGWTVIQSSTRRSKITWTESWTTYKYGFGDVLSDHWLGNEYIYLLTRQTHYKLRIELIDFRNAIKYAEYSSFYIEPESGKYTIRLGSFSGNVIDQMTRLTINQMIVNQGFTTKDRDNDNYRRCCASGRGGWWFDACGYAQLNNKNPSWSGISIKKVTMMVQALC; from the exons ATGCAGCGAAGAACCTTCTTTCAGATTGGTTTCTTCCTTTTAGCTAGCATTGAAATAACTTCAGCAG TGCTACACGACTGCACAGAAATTCTACGAAACAACAGGAATGCTACTTCTGGGCTTTTCATCATTCAACCTGTCCGATCCCCTCCACTTGTGGTCAACTGTGTCATGAGAAACGATAGTGGCTGGACAGTGATTCAAAGTAGCACCAGACGCAGCAAGATCACATGGACAGAGAGCTGGACCACATATAAATATGGCTTTGGTGATGTTCTGAGTGATCACTGGTTGGGTAATGAGTACATCTACCTTCTAACCAGGCAAACTCATTACAAACTGAGAATAGAGTTGATAGATTTTCGCAATGCAATTAAATATGCAGAGTATTCCTCTTTTTACATAGAACCTGAGAGTGGGAAGTACACAATCAGGCTTGGTTCATTTTCTGGGAATGTTATTGACCAAATGACCCGACTTACAATCAATCAAATGATTGTTAACCAGGGTTTTACTACAAAGGATAGGGATAATGATAACTACAGGCGCTGTTGTGCCAGTGGTCGTGGTGGATGGTGGTTTGATGCCTGTGGTTATGCACAGCTTAATAACAAGAACCCAAGTTGGTCTGGAATTAGCATTAAGAAAGTCACCATGATGGTTCAAGCACTGTGTTAA